The Rhodocytophaga rosea genome has a segment encoding these proteins:
- a CDS encoding RNA polymerase sigma factor — protein sequence METMLSPVAATDLRHNLTFNREQTLEKLYARAYPMVLHYVKQNQGTADDAKDILQEAIILLFEKVMHGRLELTVAVTTYIMGICKNLWRKELEKRSRKQPWNVDIEDNLWEEITAEPETPVLSLTNYVEQLGEKCKTILLSFYYFGQRMEQIAEKHAYSSIRSATVQKFKCLERLRKSLASLSIGHFKN from the coding sequence ATGGAGACAATGCTCAGTCCGGTGGCGGCTACAGATTTACGCCATAACCTGACCTTTAATCGTGAACAAACTTTAGAAAAATTATATGCCCGGGCGTACCCGATGGTTTTGCATTATGTAAAGCAAAACCAGGGCACCGCCGACGATGCCAAAGATATATTGCAGGAAGCCATTATCCTGTTATTTGAAAAAGTAATGCATGGCAGGCTTGAACTGACGGTTGCCGTAACTACCTATATTATGGGGATTTGCAAAAACCTGTGGCGGAAGGAATTAGAAAAACGCAGCCGCAAACAACCATGGAATGTAGATATAGAAGATAATCTCTGGGAAGAAATCACAGCAGAACCGGAAACCCCTGTTTTATCTTTAACAAATTATGTAGAGCAACTGGGAGAGAAGTGTAAAACTATTCTATTGTCCTTCTACTATTTTGGGCAGCGGATGGAGCAAATTGCTGAAAAGCATGCCTATAGCAGCATTCGTTCAGCTACCGTTCAGAAATTTAAATGCCTGGAAAGGCTACGTAAATCGCTGGCTTCATTAAGTATCGGTCATTTCAAAAATTAA
- a CDS encoding sensor histidine kinase → MKDLVIKPESLPKPEFWAATTIYVFSVFFLITPALENEFATIRTWNSYFFEEQNLAFNYYQHYFVPQLIRNTVLYLAFLVLNFTVLPKLTRKEALVQNILFILLTFVVIGVVLGITDTYLKNYLFNSYETEQETYNILFQNSFLYAFWLLLLFGFYAVIKFASLYLLTHSEAIQSRYGLITRDVLTAIVVWMIGMFLLMMGNADGQIIVGAGILIPLAILLYGYSFYSLIPISLRKKKPFKAYMLRIVLMLVISSIPVFLIGLLLTNREEAGLVYSMLNAPFQLLFTAPLSWILYKRQMTGKEEMYVLQRELGQTNANFDFLRSQINPHFLFNALNTIYGTAIQEKAERTCEAVERLGDMMRFMLQENMQDKISLTREIDYLNNYIGLQRLRTDPNPAIRIDTDIEQPPVPIQIAPMLLIPFVENAFKHGISLREPSHIKVTLDVKDNAVYFDVSNSKHLKPDNDPEKYKSGIGLSNVKQRLELLYPEKHELIIRETGKEYFVHLTLQLNG, encoded by the coding sequence ATGAAAGATTTAGTGATCAAACCTGAAAGTTTGCCCAAACCGGAATTCTGGGCAGCTACTACTATTTATGTGTTCTCAGTATTTTTCCTGATAACACCTGCCCTCGAAAATGAATTTGCAACCATACGAACCTGGAACAGTTATTTTTTTGAAGAGCAGAACCTCGCATTTAACTATTACCAGCATTATTTTGTACCCCAGCTTATTAGGAACACAGTGCTGTATCTGGCTTTTCTAGTGTTGAATTTTACGGTATTACCCAAACTTACCCGCAAAGAAGCACTGGTACAAAACATTTTGTTTATACTCTTAACTTTTGTTGTTATTGGGGTAGTATTAGGTATTACTGACACCTATTTAAAAAATTATCTCTTTAACAGCTATGAAACAGAGCAGGAAACATATAATATTCTATTTCAGAATAGTTTTCTGTACGCCTTCTGGCTTCTGTTGCTTTTTGGTTTCTATGCTGTTATTAAGTTCGCAAGTTTATATTTATTAACTCATTCAGAGGCAATTCAATCCAGATATGGATTAATCACACGTGATGTGCTGACAGCTATTGTGGTATGGATGATAGGTATGTTCCTGTTGATGATGGGAAATGCAGACGGGCAAATCATTGTGGGCGCAGGTATACTCATTCCTTTGGCTATTTTATTATATGGTTACTCCTTTTATTCCCTGATCCCCATTTCATTACGGAAAAAGAAACCTTTCAAGGCGTACATGCTGCGTATTGTACTTATGTTGGTTATCTCATCGATTCCAGTCTTTTTGATTGGGTTATTATTGACAAATAGAGAAGAAGCAGGATTGGTGTACAGCATGCTGAATGCTCCTTTTCAACTCCTTTTTACTGCACCACTTTCATGGATATTGTACAAGCGGCAAATGACAGGCAAAGAGGAAATGTATGTGCTGCAGAGAGAATTAGGACAAACCAACGCTAATTTTGATTTTCTGCGTTCCCAGATTAATCCTCACTTTCTATTTAATGCACTCAATACCATTTATGGCACGGCTATCCAGGAAAAAGCCGAACGGACCTGCGAAGCTGTAGAAAGGCTGGGTGACATGATGCGGTTTATGTTGCAGGAAAACATGCAGGACAAAATCTCTCTGACCCGCGAAATAGATTACCTGAATAATTATATTGGCCTGCAAAGGCTACGTACCGATCCCAACCCTGCTATCCGGATTGATACTGATATTGAGCAGCCACCCGTCCCTATCCAGATTGCACCTATGCTCCTGATTCCGTTTGTAGAAAATGCGTTTAAACATGGAATCAGTCTCCGGGAGCCTTCTCACATAAAAGTAACATTAGATGTAAAAGACAATGCTGTGTACTTTGATGTAAGTAACAGCAAGCACCTGAAGCCAGACAATGACCCTGAAAAATACAAAAGCGGTATTGGATTAAGCAATGTAAAGCAACGGCTGGAATTATTGTATCCGGAAAAGCATGAGTTAATCATCCGTGAAACAGGAAAAGAATATTTTGTTCACTTAACCCTGCAATTAAATGGATAA
- a CDS encoding carboxypeptidase-like regulatory domain-containing protein: MKYCIFLLFWMGPLHLWAQTISGRITDAKNGDGIPGAYILTTDSKTMGTISNPEGYFQFIVPSDVDSLKITHIGYQTVKVAVRDTLQIALTEAVYELSAVEIVQESAYNIILKTIRAIPTNYLQQPQKAKAFYREIIRDSTDYLSVAEAVFNVFTFPGQKENVQLQLVQGRASEEVKVTRLFEDFHPGGMPLLLAGLDIRLTPPTFLQHKYQDKYEYQLDSITYLDGQKIFVIGFDQKATVKEALQQGTLFIEANHFALVRYQASFSQKGLSYIKHLNGEDKLIAGLLNIDFKQLYQNITVTYQPDSSKWALSSVNMQTGIAYKQPRKEIDTHLDISSELLITEQSKEAVSPLPKAAVWQKGNLVINLATDYNDAFWGENNILRPTTALREIVASIQGKEDFQPLQDTNWQVLQPALVRVYQKDSSIYIKPLVKCEWKDDATGPLLYQPARGDFIWETVVSINKASDSTQSPDRGFQAGGILIRDTMQANENHIFLGIGTGGNNNLKLFVQNTLDGNSAVNPVKIEERSWQIRIERSGSVFHLYARGMHEATWEVLKTIERKYFSTQVQVGLAVYAYFPGNGPKMRPDIQVQFNQTQLLQK; this comes from the coding sequence ATGAAATACTGCATCTTTTTACTTTTCTGGATGGGGCCGCTACACCTCTGGGCACAAACCATTTCAGGCAGAATCACAGATGCAAAAAATGGAGATGGTATTCCTGGCGCATATATACTTACTACCGACAGCAAAACCATGGGCACTATTTCTAACCCGGAAGGATATTTTCAGTTTATAGTACCGTCCGACGTAGATTCATTAAAAATCACGCATATAGGGTATCAGACTGTAAAAGTTGCTGTACGAGACACCTTGCAAATTGCCTTAACTGAGGCAGTATACGAGCTTTCAGCCGTAGAAATTGTACAGGAAAGTGCCTACAACATTATCCTTAAAACCATTCGTGCCATTCCTACGAACTATTTGCAACAACCACAAAAAGCCAAAGCCTTTTACCGTGAGATCATCCGGGATTCAACTGATTATCTGTCAGTGGCCGAAGCTGTATTTAATGTATTCACGTTTCCCGGGCAGAAAGAAAATGTTCAGTTACAACTCGTTCAGGGCCGGGCAAGCGAAGAAGTAAAAGTCACCCGTTTGTTTGAGGATTTCCATCCTGGTGGTATGCCGCTATTACTGGCAGGATTAGACATACGACTTACTCCGCCTACTTTTCTGCAACATAAATACCAGGACAAATATGAATATCAACTCGATTCCATTACCTATCTAGATGGGCAAAAGATTTTTGTTATTGGGTTTGACCAGAAAGCTACAGTAAAAGAAGCCTTGCAACAAGGAACTTTGTTTATTGAAGCCAATCATTTTGCCCTTGTCCGGTATCAGGCTAGCTTTAGCCAGAAAGGTTTATCCTATATCAAACATTTAAATGGAGAAGACAAACTGATAGCTGGCTTGCTCAATATTGATTTTAAACAGCTTTACCAGAATATTACCGTAACCTATCAGCCAGATAGTAGCAAATGGGCTTTGTCGTCGGTGAACATGCAAACAGGTATTGCCTACAAACAACCCAGAAAAGAGATAGACACACACCTTGACATTTCCAGTGAACTATTAATTACTGAACAGTCCAAGGAAGCTGTCAGCCCCTTACCAAAAGCGGCTGTATGGCAAAAAGGAAATCTGGTTATCAACCTGGCAACGGACTATAATGATGCTTTCTGGGGTGAAAATAATATTCTCCGTCCGACTACAGCTTTACGGGAAATTGTAGCCAGTATTCAGGGAAAAGAAGATTTTCAACCACTACAAGATACAAATTGGCAGGTTTTGCAACCGGCTTTGGTAAGAGTATACCAGAAAGACTCCAGTATTTATATAAAACCATTGGTAAAATGCGAATGGAAAGATGATGCAACTGGTCCTTTACTTTATCAACCAGCCAGGGGCGATTTTATATGGGAAACTGTAGTATCTATCAACAAAGCAAGCGACTCTACACAATCACCAGACCGGGGATTTCAGGCTGGCGGTATATTGATCCGGGATACAATGCAGGCAAATGAAAATCACATTTTTCTGGGAATCGGTACAGGTGGCAACAACAATCTGAAACTATTTGTCCAAAACACTCTGGATGGAAATTCAGCTGTAAACCCAGTAAAAATAGAAGAACGCAGCTGGCAAATCCGCATTGAACGTAGTGGTTCTGTATTTCATCTGTATGCCAGAGGAATGCATGAAGCCACATGGGAAGTGCTCAAAACTATCGAACGGAAATACTTTTCAACACAGGTACAGGTAGGTCTGGCTGTGTATGCATATTTCCCGGGCAATGGACCTAAAATGCGGCCTGATATTCAGGTTCAATTCAATCAAACACAACTCCTACAAAAATGA
- a CDS encoding linear amide C-N hydrolase: MNRVIAFLILFLFIQPATACLILVIADGKQVLVGNHEDWYAQDSQVMVVPPTGKKYGFVGFGFASEEYIQGGMNTAGLFFDGTATPFVSVDFSDKPAYTGYLWQAILENCATVEEAVAFVKTYKVPDLQKVHVSFADKRGNSVIIGAYEGELTYHYRNNQSYQLLTNFNITNPEYGNEPVCQRFQKANLLLQKDSAATVSNITHILSQTHQQELTVYSTIYDLTRGEVYVFNKADFSRSVKLNLANELQKGKQQRLLPYLFK; the protein is encoded by the coding sequence ATGAACAGAGTTATTGCATTTCTTATTTTATTCTTATTCATTCAACCAGCCACGGCCTGCCTGATTCTGGTTATTGCGGATGGAAAACAAGTATTGGTAGGTAATCATGAGGATTGGTATGCCCAGGATTCACAGGTGATGGTTGTACCTCCTACAGGAAAGAAATATGGATTCGTTGGATTCGGCTTTGCTTCTGAGGAATATATTCAGGGAGGAATGAACACTGCCGGATTATTTTTCGATGGCACAGCAACCCCTTTTGTGTCGGTAGATTTTTCTGATAAACCTGCCTATACCGGGTATTTGTGGCAAGCCATTCTGGAAAATTGCGCTACGGTAGAAGAAGCTGTTGCATTTGTAAAAACCTATAAAGTGCCCGACTTGCAAAAAGTACACGTTTCTTTTGCAGACAAAAGGGGAAACTCTGTAATTATTGGCGCTTATGAGGGTGAGTTAACCTATCACTACCGGAATAATCAGTCGTACCAGTTGCTTACCAATTTCAACATAACTAATCCGGAATATGGCAATGAACCAGTGTGTCAACGGTTTCAAAAGGCTAACTTACTTTTACAAAAAGATTCTGCAGCCACAGTATCAAACATAACCCATATTCTTTCGCAAACACATCAGCAGGAATTAACGGTGTATTCTACCATTTATGACCTGACCAGAGGTGAAGTTTATGTTTTCAATAAAGCTGATTTTAGCCGTTCAGTCAAACTGAATTTGGCAAATGAGTTACAAAAAGGCAAACAACAGCGACTGCTGCCTTATTTATTCAAATAG
- a CDS encoding LytR/AlgR family response regulator transcription factor → MKAIAIDDEPIALEIVKSHAAKVPFLELKGEFTDAFKALEYLQRENIDLIFLDIKMPDISGIDFFNSLQKKPLLIFTTAYTEHAVTSFEMDAVDYLLKPFSLARFVKGCNKAYELYNARNASQNLDHIYIKTGYEQLKVLYEDILYIEAAGNYVTFALKDKKILSRSTFVEAINLLPTDKFVRVHRSYLVAINKIDKAERHQVTINNTKIPLSEAYRQNLTAFLFKS, encoded by the coding sequence ATGAAAGCCATAGCCATTGATGATGAACCCATTGCTTTAGAAATTGTAAAATCGCATGCAGCTAAGGTGCCTTTTCTGGAACTGAAAGGGGAATTTACAGATGCATTTAAGGCATTAGAATACCTTCAGAGAGAGAATATCGACCTGATTTTTCTGGACATTAAAATGCCTGATATTTCGGGCATTGACTTTTTTAATAGCTTACAAAAAAAACCACTGCTTATATTTACTACTGCCTATACCGAACATGCCGTCACCAGCTTTGAAATGGATGCGGTAGATTACCTGTTGAAACCCTTTTCACTGGCCCGTTTTGTAAAAGGTTGTAATAAGGCATATGAACTATACAACGCCCGAAATGCCAGCCAGAATCTGGATCATATCTATATTAAAACCGGATATGAGCAACTGAAGGTCTTATACGAAGATATACTCTATATAGAAGCCGCCGGTAATTATGTGACCTTCGCGTTAAAAGATAAAAAAATTCTGTCCCGGAGTACATTTGTCGAGGCCATTAACCTGCTTCCAACAGATAAATTTGTGCGCGTACACCGTTCCTATCTGGTGGCAATTAATAAAATCGACAAAGCTGAAAGGCATCAGGTTACGATCAACAACACCAAAATACCACTCAGTGAAGCCTACCGGCAGAATCTCACCGCTTTTCTTTTCAAAAGTTGA
- a CDS encoding YebC/PmpR family DNA-binding transcriptional regulator — protein MSGHSKWSTIKRKKGALDAKRGKIFTKIIKEISIAAREGGPEPANNPRLRLAIQNAKGANMPKENVERAIKKGTGADGSHYVEVTYEGYASNGVAVFVECTTDNLNRTVAAVRSAFSKYGGGLGTNGSLEFIFARKGVFHIVQPEKFDEDEFTLEMIDAGAEDVEFEEGYITVYCAREDFGSIQKKLEEMGIEVENAELQRIPNTHVKLDDEAFKKVMKFIEVLEDDDDVQKVYHNIEMNEEQMELI, from the coding sequence ATGTCAGGACATAGTAAATGGTCAACGATTAAGCGGAAAAAAGGTGCGCTTGATGCCAAACGAGGAAAGATTTTTACCAAGATTATTAAAGAAATTAGCATAGCTGCCCGGGAAGGTGGCCCTGAACCGGCCAATAATCCACGTTTGCGCCTGGCTATTCAGAATGCCAAAGGGGCCAACATGCCGAAAGAAAATGTAGAACGGGCCATTAAAAAAGGAACCGGTGCGGATGGGTCTCATTATGTGGAAGTTACCTACGAGGGTTATGCCAGTAATGGGGTTGCTGTATTTGTGGAATGCACCACAGATAACCTCAACCGGACCGTAGCAGCGGTACGTTCTGCATTTAGTAAATATGGCGGCGGCTTAGGCACGAATGGTTCGCTGGAATTTATTTTTGCCAGGAAAGGTGTATTTCATATTGTACAACCTGAGAAATTCGATGAAGATGAATTTACACTCGAAATGATAGATGCCGGTGCCGAAGATGTAGAATTTGAAGAAGGCTATATTACTGTGTATTGTGCCAGAGAGGATTTTGGCTCCATTCAGAAAAAACTTGAGGAAATGGGAATTGAAGTAGAAAATGCTGAATTGCAACGCATTCCCAACACTCATGTAAAGCTGGATGATGAGGCATTTAAAAAAGTAATGAAATTTATTGAAGTATTGGAAGATGATGATGATGTACAGAAAGTCTATCACAATATCGAAATGAATGAAGAACAGATGGAGTTGATATAG
- a CDS encoding helix-turn-helix domain-containing protein, giving the protein MKKQKLQVYLSSGNFQGLCCIYPSNLLIPIDMLIWSYYLSGLGIMQGVLLAVLLFTRKINQKANKFLGAFICVLLVSLTEHWYQPMLPGLFSEILGGFLFLYGPLMLLYVKSLLGESLSLRNSIGHFAGFGLYILGLLAGYLLIEIEREIAELVLAHILFIHLLYYSFLTLNRIHLESRKEAFSVTYTILNWLKAFTGTLAAIYLVAFIGMYLRIMGLSASNWILFAVQTGCVLVVYGFSYWSLVQPEASRKQKEEVKYAHSGLSEPDQQILLNRILAFFTEHKPYFQPTFTLDQFARNMGTNRFYISQVINERTGKNFSDFLNAYRIEEAKRILTDPKKSHYSVVGAGYEAGFNSKTAFNTAFKKLTGYTPGEFRKLNREEVRIEQTGQ; this is encoded by the coding sequence TTGAAAAAACAAAAACTGCAAGTATACCTTTCTTCAGGCAACTTCCAGGGCTTATGCTGCATCTACCCTTCGAATCTGCTTATTCCTATTGATATGTTAATTTGGTCTTATTACTTGTCTGGGCTGGGTATTATGCAAGGTGTATTGCTGGCTGTTTTGCTATTTACTAGGAAAATTAACCAGAAAGCTAATAAATTTCTGGGTGCTTTTATTTGTGTATTATTAGTAAGCCTTACCGAACACTGGTATCAACCCATGCTTCCTGGCTTATTCAGTGAAATTCTGGGAGGGTTTCTTTTTCTATATGGCCCGCTTATGTTACTCTATGTTAAATCCCTACTGGGTGAAAGCCTCTCATTGAGAAATAGTATCGGGCATTTTGCAGGTTTCGGTCTGTATATATTAGGCTTGCTGGCAGGCTATCTCCTTATAGAAATAGAAAGAGAAATAGCAGAACTTGTTCTGGCTCATATTCTTTTTATTCATTTGCTGTATTATTCTTTTCTCACTCTCAACAGGATACATCTGGAAAGCCGGAAAGAAGCATTTTCTGTTACCTATACAATTCTCAACTGGCTAAAAGCATTTACCGGAACATTGGCTGCTATCTATTTAGTTGCTTTTATCGGTATGTACCTGAGAATAATGGGACTTAGTGCCAGTAACTGGATATTATTTGCTGTACAAACAGGATGCGTACTAGTTGTATACGGTTTTTCTTACTGGTCACTGGTGCAACCTGAGGCAAGTCGCAAACAAAAAGAGGAAGTAAAATATGCCCATTCCGGATTATCCGAACCTGACCAACAGATTCTATTAAACCGTATTCTGGCATTTTTTACTGAGCATAAACCTTATTTTCAACCCACATTTACGCTGGATCAGTTTGCCAGAAATATGGGAACCAACCGGTTTTACATCTCTCAGGTAATTAATGAACGCACCGGAAAAAACTTTTCTGATTTTTTGAATGCTTACCGGATTGAGGAAGCCAAACGAATACTTACTGATCCTAAAAAATCACATTATTCTGTGGTGGGCGCAGGCTATGAAGCTGGCTTTAATTCTAAAACGGCTTTTAACACTGCTTTTAAAAAATTAACCGGATATACCCCTGGCGAATTCCGGAAATTGAACCGGGAAGAAGTGCGGATTGAACAAACGGGACAATAG
- a CDS encoding CotH kinase family protein, producing the protein MKVLLASYFTGIFLLINSQFLYAQTVVINEIMASNQGILEDEDGDTPDWIELFNTSTVAVNLENWSITDDSLEIDKWVFPAVTLQPGSFLIVFASDKDRKGEVLHTGFKIGAGRESVYLYNNTQQRVDEFTATCIPTGFSFGHKPDGSGLKTHLTIPSPGNSNNQSPVVTVTPGKDTLIFSAPGGFYTQAFSLTLSVNSPETRIFYTTDGSEPDESALLYQSPISIENRKGQENDVSDIETSPAWIPPKGEVFKGTVIRAIAYIDGCPASQVITHTYFVDEHIQKRYTLPVVSIATDRSDFFGKKNGIYVIGENDGLGENFIQSGREWERQIHLEFFDEKKQLGFKQELGARIHGRGSRGNPQKSVRVYARDDYGKDRISYKLFPDLNINRFKTLIFRTPDADFSSTIFKDELVQTIIRDMNLDLQATRPSVVFINGEYWGIHNIRERQDKDYIASHHNVDPDNLDILGLALEGTEIIEGDETHYNAMLGYIADNDLQNPVHYQYITTQMDVGNFIDYQIAQIFFANYDWPINNVRYWRPKTPQGKWRWLFFDCDACMIQDTQKHLVVYTSKDKAHERFDQSTFLLRSLLKNESFRKQFLQRFMYHLNTTFEPGRVMGIIEQFKKTYAPEVFEHVYRWNNPSAYNHWLENIEEIRLFTLNRPPEMYNQITSLFALPFSVFPNPTTGVFTVDLGEAASFPVRLNIFTTPGKQVYSNEFKDGSILKNTPIQVSNLPKGLYLLKIQYGNLIYNQKLVIH; encoded by the coding sequence ATGAAGGTACTTTTGGCTTCGTATTTTACTGGTATTTTTTTGTTGATCAATAGCCAGTTCCTCTATGCACAAACGGTCGTTATCAATGAAATAATGGCCTCTAACCAAGGTATTCTGGAAGATGAAGATGGCGATACACCAGACTGGATTGAATTATTCAATACTTCAACTGTTGCTGTAAACCTGGAAAACTGGTCTATTACCGACGATTCTCTGGAAATTGACAAATGGGTATTTCCGGCTGTAACTTTGCAGCCAGGCAGTTTTTTAATTGTGTTTGCTTCTGACAAAGACCGGAAGGGAGAAGTATTACACACCGGTTTTAAGATCGGTGCCGGCCGCGAATCGGTGTATTTATATAATAATACCCAGCAAAGAGTAGATGAATTTACGGCAACCTGTATTCCCACTGGTTTTTCATTTGGGCATAAGCCAGATGGTTCGGGATTAAAAACTCACCTGACCATTCCTTCTCCTGGCAACAGCAATAACCAAAGTCCGGTAGTAACGGTAACACCAGGAAAAGACACACTTATTTTTTCAGCGCCGGGCGGATTTTATACGCAAGCTTTTTCATTAACGCTTTCTGTTAATTCTCCTGAAACCAGGATTTTTTATACTACAGATGGCTCAGAGCCGGACGAAAGCGCTTTGCTTTACCAAAGTCCGATTTCCATTGAAAACCGGAAAGGGCAGGAAAATGATGTATCTGATATTGAAACTTCTCCCGCCTGGATTCCGCCCAAAGGGGAAGTATTCAAAGGAACAGTGATTCGGGCGATTGCTTACATTGATGGATGTCCGGCAAGCCAGGTGATTACCCATACCTATTTTGTAGATGAGCATATACAGAAGCGCTATACATTGCCGGTTGTTTCGATCGCAACCGACCGCAGTGATTTTTTTGGCAAGAAAAATGGCATTTATGTAATCGGTGAAAATGATGGTCTGGGCGAAAATTTTATTCAAAGCGGCCGGGAATGGGAAAGGCAGATTCACCTGGAATTTTTTGATGAGAAGAAACAACTGGGCTTTAAACAGGAACTGGGTGCCCGCATTCATGGCAGAGGTTCCAGAGGAAATCCACAGAAGTCGGTGCGGGTATATGCCAGAGACGATTACGGAAAAGACAGGATCAGTTATAAGCTTTTCCCAGATTTAAATATTAACCGGTTCAAAACCTTGATATTCCGTACGCCGGATGCTGATTTTTCTTCGACTATATTTAAAGATGAGCTGGTACAAACCATTATCCGCGATATGAACCTGGATTTACAGGCCACCAGGCCATCAGTAGTATTTATCAATGGAGAATACTGGGGCATTCACAATATCCGTGAAAGGCAGGACAAAGATTATATTGCCAGTCATCATAACGTAGACCCCGACAATCTGGATATTCTGGGACTTGCCCTGGAGGGAACAGAGATTATTGAAGGCGATGAAACCCATTACAATGCTATGCTGGGCTATATCGCTGACAATGATCTGCAAAATCCGGTTCATTACCAGTATATCACTACCCAGATGGACGTGGGTAATTTTATTGATTACCAGATCGCCCAGATATTTTTTGCCAATTACGACTGGCCTATCAATAATGTGCGCTACTGGCGGCCTAAAACACCCCAGGGCAAATGGCGCTGGCTGTTTTTCGATTGTGATGCCTGCATGATCCAGGATACCCAAAAACACTTAGTTGTGTACACTTCGAAAGACAAAGCTCATGAACGATTCGATCAGTCTACTTTTTTACTGCGGAGTCTGCTTAAAAACGAGTCTTTCCGTAAACAATTTCTACAGCGGTTTATGTATCACCTGAATACTACATTCGAACCAGGGCGGGTGATGGGTATTATTGAACAATTTAAAAAAACGTATGCGCCTGAAGTGTTTGAGCATGTATACCGCTGGAATAATCCTTCGGCCTATAATCACTGGCTGGAGAATATTGAGGAAATCCGCTTGTTTACGCTCAACCGGCCGCCGGAAATGTATAACCAGATTACTTCTCTTTTTGCATTACCCTTTTCTGTCTTTCCAAACCCAACCACTGGCGTTTTTACCGTAGACCTGGGCGAAGCGGCTTCCTTCCCGGTGAGGCTAAACATTTTTACAACTCCAGGAAAACAAGTGTACTCAAATGAGTTTAAAGATGGCAGCATTTTAAAAAACACTCCAATACAAGTTTCAAATCTACCTAAAGGATTGTATCTGCTGAAAATACAATACGGAAATTTAATATATAATCAGAAGTTGGTCATCCACTAA
- a CDS encoding DUF2490 domain-containing protein → MPHYYKVFNTFILSLLLCLCSQAYAQELWTGLTLRVKPFKRLTTEVEQQFRFDNGITSLATTFTEFGVGYDITKRFGIKAAYRNTNKTGSERVDNDKERFSIETSYDIGSDETRFVFSYRLRYQVARETTNRENVDRDDYIRNRFSLDYNLTKKVLPYAATEIFYKLNQNKEIRAYWLTLGLKSTISKNIGLNTFYRVELEQNVKYPKTNYIVGAMLTYRIKLQKKDSDDDSISSDQ, encoded by the coding sequence ATGCCGCATTATTACAAGGTTTTCAATACTTTCATTTTGAGCCTGTTGCTGTGCCTGTGTTCACAAGCATATGCACAGGAGCTTTGGACTGGCCTGACCTTGCGGGTGAAACCTTTCAAGCGGCTTACGACTGAAGTTGAGCAGCAGTTCCGTTTCGACAATGGCATTACCAGTCTGGCCACTACTTTCACAGAGTTTGGGGTGGGCTATGATATTACCAAACGCTTCGGAATAAAAGCTGCTTACCGCAATACCAATAAAACCGGCAGCGAACGGGTAGACAATGATAAGGAGCGGTTTTCGATAGAAACATCTTATGATATTGGAAGTGACGAAACCAGATTCGTGTTCTCATACCGCCTTCGCTACCAGGTAGCCCGAGAAACCACTAACCGCGAAAATGTAGACCGCGATGATTATATCCGAAACCGTTTCAGCCTCGATTATAACCTGACTAAGAAAGTATTGCCCTATGCCGCTACTGAAATATTCTACAAACTGAATCAGAACAAGGAAATACGGGCCTACTGGCTCACCCTGGGTTTAAAATCAACCATCAGCAAGAATATTGGGCTAAATACATTTTACCGGGTAGAATTGGAGCAGAATGTAAAATATCCAAAAACCAATTACATTGTCGGGGCGATGCTTACCTACCGAATTAAATTGCAGAAAAAAGATTCCGATGATGATTCCATCAGCAGCGACCAGTAG